The DNA segment GTCAAGCCGCAAGCAAACCTGGTACTTTGAATAAATAAGTGAAATTCATTAAAATAATACTTTATTTGTAATAAAGTTCTTAATAAGGAGATGactcttttctttgttttatgttttaaaactGATTTTGTTGACTCATTTACCCTTTAGTGAACTTACTCGAGTTACTGTTTGTTGATTAAGTATAGTTATATTATTAAGGAAACTAGGTCATATTTATCATACAAAATAGTGGACATACTACTAAATGAAACTGGAGTGCTTACTATCATGGAAGCCACATTCAGTAGTTCAAAAATACTCCTCTGAAACTTAGATATTAACATACACATTGGCCTGTGCACAAATGACCTTTACTTGTGTTTCCTGCCACTAGAAGTGTAGTGTTTAAACTAGATATAGAAAGGGAATTCAAAAACATTGAACTCTTTGGTCTAAAGACTAATatcaaattatattatattatattatatactatCTTAAAAACCATGGTCGGTGGCTATCACATCAAGTGCCACCGACCAGTTATCTTTATATATACATCTATGGTGAAGTCATTGACAAGATAAAGAGTGGCGTGGTGGTCTACCCTAATTTGTGCTTCCAGAACTTCCAATGTTCCAGTACTGTTTCCTACATAATTGGTTTttcatttcttttgttttttacttGGGTcttcccccccccccttttttgtAACCGGAGTGCTTATATAAAAGTTACATTGAGATAGATCGGTTCGTCGATACACGCATTATTAGTTAATCATATAGCGTGCCGCCAACTATGAATAACTAGAGtgtcgccgccgcaacgcgcggcctTTGACGATAGACACTATCTGTTGTTTGGAAAGGTAAATATAATCCTTTAATAATTCAATAACaattttgaattttctttttttatttttttgttgttgAATGTGTTTAAATTCGTAAATTTACAGTAAAGAAAAGGCGAAAGATGCCATCTTTTACTCATAAAAGGCGAAGATGATGAGGGCCATTTCTCCGATGATTCGTCGACGACCACCGTCTCCTTGCGGTCTTCAAGTTTAAAGTCGAcccaagttaaaaaaaaaaggtATTTAAATTCATCCTTTTTGGTCAATTTGCATAtaggttattattatttttggtatatatttgATTGTATGTGGTTTAGGCCATGGTGACGAACGCGAACCCCAACGGCGCCCTTCGATGATGACGACTAGGGTTCCGGTGACTGTTCCGGAACCATTGAGTGTAACTGATAGGAGGTTGATATGAACACTGGTAATGTTGTCTGATTACCTTTAAGACTCCCAAATCTATGTTTGATttaatataaaagaaaaaaaatgaagttTTCAAAGTTAGTGATCTTGGCAGGGGAGTGTATGGTCTTTGTGTTACCGTTTTCGTTAAATTTATGTTTTGTCATCATCAAATAGAAGTAGATTGTTAGGGCTCATACTGGACATACAAAATAGAAGTCTTTGTATTGTTGTAAATGGTTGATAACTTTTAAGACCCTaggttttttttcttttgttttttgtttttagttttctttttttttttcggtttggAGGATGGAGGCAAGCTTGCTGGTGAACTAAGGAGAGCTAATGCTGATTATGCTGTAGTGCTCACCTAAGCATGTTATCAGCCTTCAAGCATTTGAATAGTTTTCTGTTTTTTTCTTCCGATGTATGTGTTTGTACAGAATATTTCatttcaaagtaaataatatAGTTTTGATTGAAGCCCGCGTATTACGCGGGCATTAACGTAGTACTATATTATAAAGTAATAGTAATGCAAGATAAAAAAATGTTTCTTATTTCGGATGGTATATTCAAAAAAGGGCGAACTGGCTTTAATGTATTTTTAGAAATGATTTGCATAATTGCCTCACATGACAAGCTAATCAATATTTAATTTTATGAGCTTAATTATTTGaatcaaaatttgaaaattaAATCGTTTTGAAAATATTATGTTACCTTAAATAATAGTTTCCCACTCAACTTTTAAAACCTTGATTGATTCGGTAAAAAAGTTTGACAGATTTGTAAACCAATAAAAACACTTAAAATAAACCAACAAAAACACTTAAGCAAATCAATGTTTTAGTTAAGAAAATAAGTTTGGTTATATTCCCTCGTTGAAATGATAAACGGacataaaatgtaaaaaaaaaaaaaaaaaaacttacaactTGAGTTAATTCTTTTTAAATGgtttaaaaattaaaagaaaaggctTATAACTTGAGTCAATTCGTTTTTTAAACGGTTATTTTATCATACTCATACTTCTAAACTACAAGCTTATAACTCAAGTCAATTCTTTTTAAACAGTAATTTTATCATACTCTTAAACTACATTCAATAACTTACGAACGGAACTGCTAGAGGTTTTGCATGTATCCAGTGGCGCAGCTTAAGAGGGGCcggggggcgcccgaccccccggttctatagaaatttttgggtatatacgttttcgacccccgcgCACGTCTTCattgtcaagcttcgccactgcatgTACCATGCCATTGAGCCACCAATAATGTAAGTTAATTGATACGCTTATACACACAAACTTATAAAATTAATGAATATAAAATAGATAACTAGGTTTTATACAGTGGTGGATttggatatattttttttttttgtaggatgctttttttattatattctcattatttttttttaaatcatttaaaggttccactaatttttttttattttttttcaaacaaaaaagAACCCCTAGATCCGCAACTGGTTCTATATGCAATGACGTTCACGTGCATCGCCAGTTCGTCATACTCAAGGAATACATTATAAAACATAAGGCACAAGGTAATTGGTATCTTCAACGACAGTTTTGCTAACCGCTCCACGAGGCAACATAAAATATGGTCTAACCCATCGCTTGTTTTAAACTTTTAGTCTATAAATGTAACAATACaataatataattttaaaagAGATAAGTTTACACAATAATAACTAATATTTTTTAACTGTTTTATTAAAGTCAACAAAGTTTTTTTTCATGATTCAAACTTTTATTAAGTGTTTCGATTTcttgtatttttttataaatgttaaaaaaattaaaactgagtCAATTGACACATATGTAAATCTTGGTTATTATTTCgttattaattatttttattttttagtttaacTTAAACTGAACAATCATGAAAGGTTGTTATTCtcagtaagttttttttttttcaaaaatattacTTTTGAagagataatatttatataaaaaaactaggttagaaccccgtgtattacacgggttgaataaatgtaattttatatactaaattaaaacaattattctttaaaaatctcgtttattacacgggttaaacaaatgtaattttatatattaaataataaaaaaattatatctctaagaacctcatttattgtacattgtactgaataaatgtaattttatataccaaataataaaaaacccATGtgttgtacgggttgaataaatctaattatatatactaaataataaaaaaatgtataTCTTTATAaacactgtgtattacacgggttaaataaatgtaattttgtaaccttgtatattacacgggttggataaatgtaattttataaactaaataataaaaaatattatatctttataaaccccgtgtattatacgggttgaataaatctaattatatatactaaatcatcatcatcatcatcatcatcatcatcatcatcatcatcatcatcatcatcatcatcatcgtcatcagtaaatcccacaaatagcaaagctaagctAGCGTCTAAGGAGAGTAAGATGTAGAGGCTGCTTTCAGtaagacccccgactcgatagtagttttgcatcaagctttggacataaggcacatagcACTTAgtaatcgggacaaagaccgattagtgcatgttcccttttgtctttctgctatcaacgtcaccatatgatgatgatgcatgattaactgtctgccgcttttaacgttattttcacaaatttaGTGAAATAaagttaaaattagtgcaatttcacttttgccctccgagcgtccacacatatatacattattaaaagttagattagattatatatgaaattaagtGTATAACAAAAAGTCTTTATAAATTTCACGTAGAATTAATTGGAATCCTTTATTAAAAGTAGGTTAGATTATATATGGGCTTATACGTGTGAGTAATTGTGATTATTGAATTGTCGAATTTTGAGGGTTTTGAAATGTGAATTTGATTATGATAgattatattttagttttaaaacttcTAGAATGATTGAATCAAATAAAAGGATTATGATTTCCTAGAAACAAAATTAACTGAGTTTTTTTctgatcattttgaacatgagcaAATAGAACGATAGcatcttaataaaaaaaataactaattacAAATGTGAAACCTAATAATTTAACTTCTGTCTCATCTGAACGGAAAAGATAAGTACAaactaagtttaaaaaaaatacaatatgaAAATAAAAGATATCAAGTTGCCAAAACTAATTTTTTTTGGACAGTTGCAACAAAAAACATTTAAATAATAACGGTAGCAATTAATTATtgtcatattttttttttcaaaagttatCATATATAGAAATAATCGGTACCACGTTTTGAAACATTTTGTATATTatattttatcaatttttttaaattttttttttataaaatatgagataagggtaaactaaataaaaaagtgtcaatttggtaaataataatattaagtatgaaaaggtaggaaattacaaatgtagacatcttcaatgaatgacacgtgtccaaaatcaggtttcttttattatatagtatagatacacAAGATGACCGAAACTAGTGGAACATTCGGTAACTTTAGATGTAGCTTCTCCATTTCAAAAAGTTATataattccaaaatattattaatattctaaacaaatttttttttactttaacaaaacaataaataaaatgCCATACACCTTTTATATTTCGCATTTGTTTCCTTTACTAATAGGTATGAATGCATGATTGACAAAAATCATTTCTTGTTCACCAAATCTGCTTTCTTTCAAAACATGCACTCATCCTCAATCAACACTATCCTCTtctctcttttcttcttcttatGCTTCAATGGATCAACAATGGCAGATTCACAAGACACCTTCCAACTTCCTTCTCCTCTACCCCAATGGCCTCCTGGtacctctctctctctatatatatatatatacacacacacacacattaatatatattattatgtGATCTGATTTTAATTACTTGGTATCATATGTGCATTTTTTTTAGGTGGAGGGTTTGCAAATGGAACTATAGATTTGGGAGGATTACAAGTGAAACAAGTAACAAGATTCACCAAAATATGGGCAACAAATGGAGGAGGACCCGATAATCTTGGAGCTTCATTCTACGACCCGGATGCCATCCCACAAGGTTTTTCAAGTTTAGGATCTTATGCACAACCAAATAATATCCCACTTTTTGGGCATGTTCTTGTTGCCAAAGATATATCAAACAACCATTCATATCCCACACTCAAATCACCAATTGATTACACTCTTGTGTGGAGTAGTGAGTCTTTAGATATCGAAAAAGATGGTGAAGGATATGTTTGGCTTCCTGCTGCACCCGACGGCTATAAAGCCGTCGGGTACATATTTACTAACTCGTCTGTCAAGCCAGCGCTTGACAAGGTTGGGTGTGTCCGTGAAGATTTCACGATCACACCAAACACAACACTTGGTTTGGATAATAAACATGTCCTGGATATTAATGGGTTGAATGTTTATGATTCTGTTGGTGGTTTTCGGGTTCGAAATGAAAGTGTGGGACATTTAAAGGGTAATTTAACCTATTCTATGCCGAATTTGAACCAAATTGAAGCATTGATTCAAGCTTATGCTCCGGTTATTTATTTTCATCCTGATGAAAAATATCTACCCTCATCGGTTGATTGGTTTTTTCAAAATGGGGCATTGTTGTACCACAAAGGGAACGAGTCCAAACCGGACCTAGTCGAAAGAAACGGCTCGAACCTTCCGCAAGGTGGCTCGAACGATGAGACATATTGGCTAGACCTTCCACTTGATGGTTCAAGCAAAGATAGAGTCAAGAAAGGGGATTTACAAGATGCTTGTGCTTATTTCCATGTTAAACCTGTCTCCGGAGGACTATTTACGGATATTGCCATTTGGGTTTTTTATCCTTTTAACGGGGGAGCAAGGGCAAAAGTGGAATTTATAAATATCTCTTTAGGAAAGTTAGGTGAACACGTTGGTGATTGGGAGCATGTCACGTTAAGAATAAGTAATTTTAATGGGGAGTTAAACAGTGTCTTTTTTTGCCAACATGGTTGGGGTAAATGGGTCAGCGCCTCGGGTCTCGAGTACCACACGGGTAATAAACCGGTGGTTTACGCGTCGTTACATGGGCATGCATCGTACCCAAAGCCCGGGCGTGTTTTGCTTGGCTCTGGGGGGGCGGATATTGGTGTTAAAGACGACACGGACAAGAGTGATAAGATGATGGATACGGGAGTCAGGGCGGTGGTGGTTGCGACGGAGTATTTGGCACCCGCGGTGGTTGAACCACCGTGGTTGAATTATGAGAGAAAATGGGGGCCCAAAATAGATTATGATGttgaaaaagaaataaataaaatgaagaagGTGATGATAGGGAAATTAAAGAAAGCATTTGAGAGGTTTGTGGAGAGTATTCCTAGTGAAATGTTGGGTGAAGATGGGCCAACAGGGCCAAAAGTTAAAGATAGTTGGAGTGGTGATGAGTGTGTTTGATACTTTGATTAGTTATAAATTTTGAAAGTGGTTGATCAAACCTTAAAGGTGTATCCATTTTCAAGATAGTgtgtttttttaataatattataataGAAGTATAATACTAGTTAATTTGTCTGTTCCTTTTTCATTTATGATTTTAGGAATTTTTTAAGAGAAAACTTTCGTTTTACTtcctgtggtttggtcgttttaatggttttgccctAATCCTTTAAAAATAGCTATTTTACTCATGTAGTTTACCATGTTTTTTCCATTTGCTCCCCAACTCTTAACTCAGTTAAATCATTCAACTAAGGGTATGAGTATTTTCAGTCAGTTAACAAATTGAGaacatatacatacacacatgaTAACAAATTGAGAACGTATACATACACACATGATAACAAATTGGGAATTAGCAACTGAACAAGCTTCAATGAGAACGTATACATACACACATGATAACAAATTGAGAATTAGCAGCTGAACAAGCCTCAACTATTTCACACACATATGTAGCAAATCTAAAATAATCATAAATTGTAAATTACAAGTTTATGAAAATGGTTTTGACTACGAGTATAATTAATACAAACTATTTATTAACGGCTATATACTATAATTTGCAAAATGTGATGAAAATATCTATTTTACTAATAAATATTTTTAGATAATACGTATGACTAAATATGGTGTCCAATGGTATACAATAATGTTTATAAATATTTACTAGTCCAAAATTTAACTAAAGACATAAGTATATATAATGTCCAATTTGTCCATAATTATTTATGTTTAATGAGTTTAATTTTACTAATTTAGCCAAATAACATAACGaccaatattaattaattaagtcTATGATTAAAATAATGCGGCTAAATTGTCTAAAGTCTAAAGAATTACCTCAATCGGATAAGTAATGTGTTCGCATCGGATGATTGAAGTTATCAGCCCCAAAACTTGAATCTTTAAGATTAGTAGAGAATTCTCGAACTAGGTGTGTGTGTAGAGAATGTCGAAATACTAGGTAAAGGTTTGATTTTGAGTTTCACTTGAAACTTACAAATTGATGTTGGGTTTGATTGTGAGTTAATGTGAGTTAATGTGAGTTAATGGAAGTTGgtcaaaatcagtgtttaaatACATTGCAAACGTTTTGTAACCAAAAAAGAACTTAACATCGAGATTAAACGGATGAATTGAGGTTGTCGATTGACCAGCAGACGCTAGTCTCGATCAGCTGAAACAGGCACTCCCTCGCGTGACACCAGGGGAGTTGTTTGACTTTTCACGTGGCACGAAGGCCAGAGAGGACCGATCAACCAAGGATGCTCCGCGCGTCGCGTGGGTTTGCGAGGGTTTCCCCGTGTGGCACGGGTGAGACCGgatttcagaatttttattttttttacacttttagtcctttAAGGTTATTATGTCACCTAAACGCCTCTTTTAGTTAAATTTAA comes from the Helianthus annuus cultivar XRQ/B chromosome 4, HanXRQr2.0-SUNRISE, whole genome shotgun sequence genome and includes:
- the LOC110937305 gene encoding uncharacterized protein LOC110937305 — its product is MIDKNHFLFTKSAFFQNMHSSSINTILFSLFFFLCFNGSTMADSQDTFQLPSPLPQWPPGGGFANGTIDLGGLQVKQVTRFTKIWATNGGGPDNLGASFYDPDAIPQGFSSLGSYAQPNNIPLFGHVLVAKDISNNHSYPTLKSPIDYTLVWSSESLDIEKDGEGYVWLPAAPDGYKAVGYIFTNSSVKPALDKVGCVREDFTITPNTTLGLDNKHVLDINGLNVYDSVGGFRVRNESVGHLKGNLTYSMPNLNQIEALIQAYAPVIYFHPDEKYLPSSVDWFFQNGALLYHKGNESKPDLVERNGSNLPQGGSNDETYWLDLPLDGSSKDRVKKGDLQDACAYFHVKPVSGGLFTDIAIWVFYPFNGGARAKVEFINISLGKLGEHVGDWEHVTLRISNFNGELNSVFFCQHGWGKWVSASGLEYHTGNKPVVYASLHGHASYPKPGRVLLGSGGADIGVKDDTDKSDKMMDTGVRAVVVATEYLAPAVVEPPWLNYERKWGPKIDYDVEKEINKMKKVMIGKLKKAFERFVESIPSEMLGEDGPTGPKVKDSWSGDECV